The DNA sequence TATAGCATTGCTTAAACtcatacaaaattattaattaaccTTGATAAAAGTAAGTTGAcaattatatggagtagtagaATTAGAAGATGTGATATTATAACAtcatatgtatttttattttcaacagccgctatatatatgtagtgtACATATTATTACAGTATTGTGTAGCCATAGCACTTGTCCCAAATGGCTTGACCCCTTCCAGTACCTAGCTTATCATCGCAATGGTGCATACTCTCAAATTGTTTAACGAGGACGAAAATGAAACATTCATAGTCAAGTGTGTCGATAAAGTAGCCGCAACAATTATACGAAACATCTACTGAAGCATCTCTATCTTTGCACATTTCACGATAAAATGTATCCAGACAATCCGGAGGCGGAGGCACAACCGTAAGACATTCTGGACCCCGTCGATCAAATCCTTCAGTGGGAACacttaataatatataaaagccTAAGATCAGtattattgaattgaattggagAGTCATGTTTTAATTAGTTCATAGCCTCtccattttatgtttatgaagtttatatagtgttatttGATGAAAGATAGATAACTTATCACGACATAACTTAACAGATAAAACTTACAAATCAATGCATTTAAGTGTTGTGTAGAGTTAAATGAcgaaagttaaataatttatcacaACATAATTAATGTATCAATGGATGTTATGACTAATGGATAGCCAAGTTAAATTTATTAGCTAAACAAATCTCCAATTAAATGCAAAATCTGAATGAATGCGTCTATATATGGCTGTTATGAGTTATGACTATTGAGAaccattataaatttattaagggaaattggtctctaaaaccatgaactttgcccaaaatttggtatttcccatgaactttgaaattggtatataatatcacgaactttgtattttgtttggtatttcccaaattcactcaaataagatattttcatcaaaatcttatttaacataggcaaccgtgatatgttttataatatttgaaaccattttttaagttcataacatgtagcataaaaagtcacgttgaaaaccacgttgatttaattgtgtcaagtatgataaaagcctcgtaagttagtcaaatatagtaataaacatgccatgggaaataccaaacaaaatgcaaagttcgtgatcgtatataccaatttcaaagttcatgggaaataccaaattttgggcaaagttcatgattttagagaccaatttcccatttattaattaagcaaatctcctattaaattcaaaatctaaaTCTTTTCAATTTGAGAAAGAATCTACTGAGAAAATTCAAAACGGAGCTTATACTATATTCTATGACTTGATTTCAGAAGATATGctaatataatattgatatgGATAAAATAAGTTGATCCCTTTATCTAAATATAATCTTGGTATTTTGTTGATCCCTTTTCTAgtattgattttgttgaatttattcAACATAGATGCTGACAATACCTAGCcagtttaatttattcaatgaATGATGATTACTGACAGCTCATACCTATTTCCTAGTTTTGGTTTAGttgaatataattattcaaagaTGTTGAATGTTGCCATAGATGAGTTATCGAAAACATATCTAACATCTATTGTTGTctataaattcattaaaatgaattaggTTTGAATTTCCTAGTATagatttttgttgaattcaGTTAATTGCTCACAATGACCCTGCTTCAGCCTACACTAGGTTCTACTATTTCACAGTTTAGATTACAtagtaaaagaataaaatggatAGAGTATTATTAATAGAATTGGAATACAAATAGagaaaattactactcccttcatccACGACAAATTCGCATAAGTGACTTGTCTCGGGATtagaaaatatagtaaaaatgagtaaaaaaagttattataaAAGTTAGAAAAGACAATTACATCacagaattaaaaaatgtgttattATAACATTATActatgtatttttgttttctgtgATCCCTATTTGTAGATGCCATTGCACTTGTCCCAAATGATTTCACCCCTGCCCGCACCTAGATTATCGTCGCAAAAGTACATACTCTCAAATTGTTTAACGAGAACATAAAAGTAGCAACCAACGTTAAGTGTGTCGATAAAGTAAGTTGCATCAGTTGACCGAAACGTCTATTGGAGCAAATGCATCTTCCCACATTTCATGGTAAAATGTATCCAGACTATCAGGAGGCAAAACCTTAAAACAATCGGATTTTGATAATCCAATGCATCTATGGCTGTTATTAGTCATACTAATGAGATTATGAGAACCAAGTGAGACTTATTAGCTAAACAAATCTCCTATTAAATACGAAATCTAAATCTTATGAAGTAGTAGTACGTCTAAGAAAGAATAGCAAAAGAAAACTTGAATAGGAGTGTATGACTTTGATATGCTAAAAGCCTAAAATAGTACTGATATAGTGATATGGATAATATAAGTTGACCACTTTCTCTAAATATAAGTTGACcctttattttgtaaagtttGCAAATATAGTGGGTGGATAAGGAATTAAATCACGATTCACGGGCATAGCACGCACTACGAAGTGATGATTTATCCTTTTGGGCCTCGTTTGGTTTCCCAGACAACATAATTTAATCCTATCTTCTTCAATAATCAAATGCTTGATCAGGACAAACTCCTTTTCAGTTTTCTCCCTAAATTAGCTAAACGAATCTCCAATAGAAAGCAAAATACTAATTATTGCACATATAATTCTTGTAAGCAATGAGTTCATTTGTTGCAGCATAGGCAGAAGAAATTCCTTTTCCTTTCCCGCAATTAAACAGTCTCCATTTTCGTATTCATCACCTTCCCCAAACAACCGGCTCACTGTTAAGAGACAAGGTACAAAATTGAGCTCGTTAACAACGGGGAATAATAGCAAGACTGGCAACAATTCCAATATCAAgaagaaacaaacaaattattaGAAATACAATCAGTTCCAAtcaattgaattcaaaatgATCCAATTTTCTACCCTTTTGAAAAGGTCTGATGCATTATGCAATCAATTATAAGGCAAAAAACAGATGATGAAGAGAGCAGAGATAGCTAAGCAATATGTAAAACCTCAGATAATTAAGATAACAAGGTGTGAACAAGTGATCTTACTGATTCAAACTGTTACACTGCAGTTAATTGGAGATAAATTTTGAGTGTCTACGAGTGCAACACTACTTCTTTCGAAATACCAATCACTCACGGCTTGTTGAATTGTctgtaataaaaaaacaaaaatattataaaaaatggaataatttatttcatgatataaatcataaaactTGCCTTATTTTGCAAAGTGAGTGTTCCTTGCCAATACTgtttgtaaataaaatcatgctCATAGCACGAAGTGATGAATAATCCTCTTGATGGATTATCATCTAGTTTCTCCAATGTTTTCAGAAATGTGGTCTGAAAATCTGTGATTAAATGGAGgacaaaatcaattgaaaaataaaatttatgaactaTTAGTAGTTTTAAttggaaattgaaataatgataacaataataataatgagttTAGATTACCCATTATGATACTTAGTTGATTTCCTGTGCAACTTGAAAGCATGCTCGTGCAATTATTCCAGCCCATTTCGTTAGGCGAATTTGGTGCTATGTATATCGTTATCTGAAAAgtaacacaaataaaatataattattattttgaaaaaaaattaatccaaaGAAGCTTAATTGTAGGATATAGgaagaataatataaatgtaaaCAGAACTTACTTGATATTTGTCAAAATCCGAGTTTAGCAAAAACAATGGCGTCCGGATATCACTGACCACATTTTCCGGGAAAAAGCACTAagattttaaaagaaaacaattaaatgtttcaaatataataatgacAGAATTAACTTTATATAAGTGTGTATATATCTATTTAACCAATTCTGGAGCAAGTCTTTGTGTGCATGACTCCGGTAGAAATTGGGCTAATTcctgaagaaaagaaataatgttAAGTCGATCATGTTAATGTGAGATGAAACAATAGCATGGAAAGTactaatttttagaattatagtaattattataaaatacacaaaaaaccTTACATGAAACAAAACTGCTTTGCGAAAGTAGTCTGTGGCAGTGTCCTGAGCTCCACGGAGATGTTCCCTATTGgttcaaacacaaaaatatatagttaagtGTTCAATAACAAACTTTAATTGAAGttcttattaaattttcatttgaatcTTACGCTCGAATAAAGAAGCCCGAATCTGAAATGCATTTTACACGACAAGCACCGGGTAGGAAAGAATGGAAACGATCACAATTTAGGATCGTCGCCAACCCACCTGCCGAGGTTCCTACGAGTAAAGCCTGTCAACAAAATCACCAACACACTTGTTATGCCATGATTAAATGACAATTAATATTGTGTAATAATGTAAATAGGTTAGAACAAATCATACATTTTCAGCATTACTCATTCCTTGAGTACACATGAGCTCTTCAATTACGGAGGTGAAGATTCTCCGGCCTCTTAGATGGAGATTTGTTTcctaacaataataaaaaattgttattataactagttttttattatttaaccttatgaaacaaaaacaaataaattgtcATAGACATACCGGATTAACGACTTCAACATCTGCCATAAATGATGCCCCATCACAGTACCGGATCTCAACAATATTCCAGTTATAAAAATCTGAAATCTGATAGGGAGAACTGTTAagttaatagtagtaaaatttgCAGAAATAAGCAGGTTTATTATTAGAAGGAAACAATTTAACTGTAgtgatgaaaataataatactctaGAAGTTGAATTTGAAGGAAATAATCAAATGTGCAACTTTGAATTGTGGAGAGAATTCACCTCCAAAGATGCAGTAGAAGTGTAGCTGAAAATTGCAATTGGATCCCTTATAATGATGTATTTTGGAATAGAATTACCTGATTTATGGAGATGCTTGACGATTGAAGAAGTTATTCTGAGATGCAGAGAGAAACGAAAAACAGAGGCGATATTTtctgtagagagagaaaaatcatATGAATAGCACATTGTAATGGGCTCGAATTcgatcataattaaaattcagaGATAGAGTTGAAGCACAGCTCATCAACTTACATGTTGAAGTAGATGAAAAGTGGTGGGAATGAACAAGCAGATCTGCGCCAGAAAAATGAAGCTTTAGAAGGAAGAActtcaaatcaaatcatgAAAGCACAATCAGAGAGGAGAGGGAGGAGTGAAGTGAAGAGTGTTAGGGCAAATGGTGGAGTTATAGATATTCTGAAATGGAGGGAAACTGGCAACGTCTATTTTTGTCATGTTTGGTTAAATCATTGAATTCATTTTGGGGAATTTATTCAGGACAATGCCCATGCTTCACCCATACCTATTTCCTAGTTTAGCTTTACTTCTAACTTTTCAAAGATGGCCATACCTATTTCCTTGTTTAGCTTTACTTCAACTTATTCAaagatattttttgtggacagagTATTAGTGATTGAATGGagatttaattagatattgaTCTTCggattgattaattattatgtaaaattGAGATACTAACAATGGAATAGTATATATCCAAGTAAGATTAGGAAACAACACACCACAAAAACATACTCCTATATACTACACATCAGCTATTGCATATATACTAATTCTTGTCCATTACACTAACTTCAGTCAGCAAAGAGTTCATTTCTTGCATCATAATGATCTTCCGATTGAGCCCCAAATCAGGATGCATTGCAAAATAAAGAGGAAAGTAAGATATTCAAGAATAGTTAAGTTTGGTTAGGTAGCATAACCAATTCATTGAATTGCATTTCCTAGTATagaatttgttgaatttatttaagaTACGCTGACAATGAACATGCTTCACCCCATACATATTTCCTAGTTTAGCTCTAGTTCAATCTATTCAAAGATTGATGGTTGATGACAAAGCCCATACCTTTTTCCTAGTTTTAGTTTAGCTGAATTTAATCATTCAAAGATGTTGAATGCTGACGGAGAAGAATTATTGAAACGATAGCTAACATCTATTTTTGTCTATAATCATTCAAATGAACAAGGTTTGCATTTCCTAGTTTTAAGATCAATCATATTTGAAGGatcaattattaatattatgtacCCCTTTACGAATTAATCGATCATATTTCACTTATTATGTACCGTTTGCAAATTGATCTTAGTACTCTCAATTATTATGTACGAAGATCAATCATACAAAAAGGTCATGAATAAAACtggtaaagaaaaaaaaatagaaaaaaatggcATTGTAAGAGAAATTTGCCCTTGTAATAGTTTATGTATTGAGAATTTGAGATGGTATTTCTTCTACAAACTATTGTGATTAAGGACACAATAAcctttgaaattgaaaaggcCACAAATGCATTGCACTCAGTGGCGGACGCAAAAATGAACTGGAGTAAGCAGCGACGAAGGCACATTGGGGCCTGGGGAATTTATTCAGGACAATGCCCATGCTTCACCCATACCTATTTCCTAGTTTAGCTTTACTTCTAACTTTTCAAAGATGGCCATACCTATTTCCTTGTTTAGCTTTACTTCAACTTATGCAGAGatttttttgtggacagaGTATTAGTGATTGAATGGagatttaattagatattgaTCTTCGGATTGATTAACTATTATGTAAAATTGAGATACTAACAATGGAATAGTATATATTCAAGTGAGATTAGGAAACAACACACCACAAAAACATACTCCTATATACTACACATCAGCTATTGCATATATACTAATTCTTGTCCATTACACTAACTTCAGTCAGCAAAGAGTTCATTTCTTGCATCATGGCTTCATAATGATCTTCCGATTGAGCCCCCTCCTCGACAACTTGTAGGGAGCGCCGGAATAGATTTTCATGCCACTGCCAAGGACTGTCCTCACCGATGGCACTGTCTGAGAGAATTTTGCGCTTGTAATCTTTACTCCAACGGCGTAGAATGCATTGAGATGGTATTTCTTCTACACCATTGTGACTAAGGACACTTAATGCATGCCTGCACAAATAGcctttgaaattgaaaagcCCACAAATGCATCGTACTTCAACCTGTGTTGTCTCATAAAGAACTTCATAATGTCTAACGTCCTTCTCATTTGCTTCGGCTTCCTGTCGCTGTTCGACAACAAAAGTCAGAATCGGGCCGTTTTTAGCTACTTGCTTTATGTTGAAGCAAGAATACATGCCCTCAACTTCAATCTGACATTTTTCAAACATTCCCTTCGTGTACACCTTCGACAGCTGCAGCTCAAAATTCGATCCTGTTTTCAGTTCAGAGGCTAGATTTCTGGACTCAACATCTCCCATTGCttctttcaaatattttctttgtaGCACCATATCATACTTGTCAAGGAACTCCTTCAAGGATGTGTGCTTGTGTACATAACCATCAAAAGTCGGAGTTGTTCCCTCGCCCTCACTGATTGGGAGCATCCCAAAGAAAGAAGTGTCCTTTAGGTATACCGGTGCCCACCTTTGACGATCTTCATACAATGCTTGTAGCCATTTATTCTCCCTCAGGCTGTGCTGACTGATCATCTCCCCCCAGAAAGTTTCAAACTCGGATATTGTCAGGGAACCAAAAACCGCTTTACTGAATCGCCTCTTGATAACTTCAAACCCATTTAGTCCACCCAATTTCTCAGGAACACGAAGCATGATATAAGATAAACAATAACAATGACAAGCCTGTGGAAAAACCTCAGAAACTGCTATATGCAAATGTTTCGACTGATCAGTAACAATAACTTGTGGATGTTTCCCCAGCATACAAGTCAGCCATGTCCTAAACATCCAAACAAAACACTCCACTGATTCATCTCCGAGTACGCCACATCCCAATAGAACAGATTCTCCATGGTGATTTATTCCCACGAAGGAAATCAAAGGTATCTCAAACTTGTTAGTCAAGCATGTTGTGTCAATCATGATGGTGTCAGAGAAGTAGTTATATGCAATCCTGGACCGGGCATCGGCCCAGAACAGATTTCTCAAGCGCCCGTCGTCATCAAGGTccaccaaataaaaaaagtttggATTCGTCAGCTTCATACGACAAAAGTAGTTATATGCTCCAAGTGAATCCCCTTCTTTGAGGATTAGATGCTTCGAATTGTCCATCGTGTTCCTTTCGTTTCTCGTATCCGCCTTACACAAACCATCCGCTACTGCAGTCCGGTATAGCTTAATCGTGTGTACTTCTCTAACAGGTCCAGACGGCAGCGCTTTCTTGGCAGCAAGAATCATctttttgtgtgatttataGAATCGCATACTCTCCGGGCTCaatggatggttgtgatcaagcTCAACCTCGACTATCCTCCACCTATGAGCATCCACAAGCTTGATGATGACCATTGCAGGACAGCCCGTTCTGGTCTCCGGCCGTGGATTGTTCGCTTCACTCTTTTTCTTGAAACCAGCACTGCTGCAGCTGAGTTTCGCCCTATACCTCTCCCTTGTTTTTGACCGGAACCATGAATTGCTAACCCTAACCCCAAATCCCTGTCCCTTAGCATAAACATTGTAGAAATCATATGCTTCATCAAAAGACTCAAACTCCAATCCCACCACAGGCAGAAGGAATTCCCTTTCCAGGTGCACT is a window from the Salvia hispanica cultivar TCC Black 2014 chromosome 1, UniMelb_Shisp_WGS_1.0, whole genome shotgun sequence genome containing:
- the LOC125215910 gene encoding protein FAR1-RELATED SEQUENCE 6-like isoform X2: MELVSLNSEPVFGEGDEYEDGDCSVTGNCDKPDSVHLEREFLLPVVGLEFESFDEAYDFYNVYAKGQGFGVRVSNSWFRSKTRERYRAKLSCSSAGFKKKSEANNPRPETRTGCPAMVIIKLVDAHRWRIVEVELDHNHPLSPESMRFYKSHKKMILAAKKALPSGPVREVHTIKLYRTAVADGLCKADTRNERNTMDNSKHLILKEGDSLGAYNYFCRMKLTNPNFFYLVDLDDDGRLRNLFWADARSRIAYNYFSDTIMIDTTCLTNKFEIPLISFVGINHHGESVLLGCGVLGDESVECFVWMFRTWLTCMLGKHPQVIVTDQSKHLHIAVSEVFPQACHCYCLSYIMLRVPEKLGGLNGFEVIKRRFSKAVFGSLTISEFETFWGEMISQHSLRENKWLQALYEDRQRWAPVYLKDTSFFGMLPISEGEGTTPTFDGYVHKHTSLKEFLDKYDMVLQRKYLKEAMGDVESRNLASELKTGSNFELQLSKVYTKGMFEKCQIEVEGMYSCFNIKQVAKNGPILTFVVEQRQEAEANEKDVRHYEVLYETTQVEVRCICGLFNFKGYLCRHALSVLSHNGVEEIPSQCILRRWSKDYKRKILSDSAIGEDSPWQWHENLFRRSLQVVEEGAQSEDHYEAMMQEMNSLLTEVSVMDKN
- the LOC125215910 gene encoding protein FAR1-RELATED SEQUENCE 6-like isoform X1; translation: MELVSLNSEPVFGEGDEYEDGDCSVTGNCDKPDSVHLEREFLLPVVGLEFESFDEAYDFYNVYAKGQGFGVRVSNSWFRSKTRERYRAKLSCSSAGFKKKSEANNPRPETRTGCPAMVIIKLVDAHRWRIVEVELDHNHPLSPESMRFYKSHKKMILAAKKALPSGPVREVHTIKLYRTAVADGLCKADTRNERNTMDNSKHLILKEGDSLGAYNYFCRMKLTNPNFFYLVDLDDDGRLRNLFWADARSRIAYNYFSDTIMIDTTCLTNKFEIPLISFVGINHHGESVLLGCGVLGDESVECFVWMFRTWLTCMLGKHPQVIVTDQSKHLHIAVSEVFPQACHCYCLSYIMLRVPEKLGGLNGFEVIKRRFSKAVFGSLTISEFETFWGEMISQHSLRENKWLQALYEDRQRWAPVYLKDTSFFGMLPISEGEGTTPTFDGYVHKHTSLKEFLDKYDMVLQRKYLKEAMGDVESRNLASELKTGSNFELQLSKVYTKGMFEKCQIEVEGMYSCFNIKQVAKNGPILTFVVEQRQEAEANEKDVRHYEVLYETTQVEVRCICGLFNFKGYLCRHALSVLSHNGVEEIPSQCILRRWSKDYKRKILSDSAIGEDSPWQWHENLFRRSLQVVEEGAQSEDHYEAMMQEMNSLLTEVSVMDKN
- the LOC125209066 gene encoding pectin acetylesterase 8-like, which produces MADVEVVNPETNLHLRGRRIFTSVIEELMCTQGMSNAENALLVGTSAGGLATILNCDRFHSFLPGACRVKCISDSGFFIRAEHLRGAQDTATDYFRKAVLFHELAQFLPESCTQRLAPELCFFPENVVSDIRTPLFLLNSDFDKYQITIYIAPNSPNEMGWNNCTSMLSSCTGNQLSIIMDFQTTFLKTLEKLDDNPSRGLFITSCYEHDFIYKQYWQGTLTLQNKTIQQAVSDWYFERSSVALVDTQNLSPINCSVTV